The following proteins come from a genomic window of Pseudomonas sp. Z8(2022):
- a CDS encoding sensor histidine kinase has protein sequence MLTSFSLSELILISAGYLLMLFGVAWVSEKGLVPRWIIRHPLTYTLSLGVYASAWAFYGTVGLAYQYGYGFLASYLGVSGAFLLAPVLLYPILRITRTYQLSSLADLFAFRFRSTWAGALTTLFMLIGVLPLLALQIQAVADSIGILSREPLQEKVALSYCGLIILFTILFGARHIATREKHEGLVFAIAFESLVKLTALGAIGLYALYGVFGGPRELELWLVQNQAALTTLHTPLQEGPWRTLLLVFFASAIVMPHMYHMTFTENLNPRAMVSASWGLPLFLLLMSLAVPLILWAGLKLGATTNPEYFTLGLGIAVNSETLALLAYVGGLSASSGLIIVSTLALSGMALNHLVLPLYQPPAEGNIYRWLKWTRRALIAFIIMAGYGFYLLLGAQQDLANLGIVAFVATLQFLPGVLSVLYWQTANRRGFLAGLLAGISVWALTMLLPLLGNLEGFYVPLLNVVYVLDDASWHLAAIASLAANVMVFTLVSLFTEASPEEKSAAEACAVDNVRRPQRRELVAVSPQDFAAQLAKPLGAKTAQREVEQALRDLHLPFDESRPYALRRLRDRIEANLSGLMGPSVAQDIVETFLPYKSGSEGYVTEDIHFIESRLEDYQSRLTGLAAELDALRRYHRQTLQELPMGVCSLAKDQEILMWNRAMEELTEIPAQRIVGSRLSTLSEPWQSLLQDFIERPDQHLHKQHLALDGQIRWLNLHKAAINEPLAPGNSGLVLLVEDQTETQLLEDKLVHSERLASIGRLAAGVAHEIGNPITGIACLAQNLREERENDSELTEISGQILEQTKRVSRIVQSLMSFAHSGSHQRADEPVCLADVAQDAIGLLSLNKRNFDIQFYNLCDPQHWACGDPQRLAQVLINLLSNARDASPPGGAIRVRSEASEHTVDLIVEDEGSGIPKAIVDRLFEPFFTTKDPGEGTGLGLALVYSIVEEHYGQITIDSPADPERQLGTRIRVTLPRHVEATSVAM, from the coding sequence ATGCTGACGAGCTTTAGCCTGAGCGAACTGATCCTGATCAGCGCCGGCTATCTGCTGATGCTGTTCGGCGTCGCCTGGGTCAGTGAAAAGGGCCTTGTTCCCCGCTGGATCATCCGCCACCCGCTGACCTACACCCTGTCGCTGGGCGTCTACGCCAGCGCCTGGGCCTTCTACGGCACGGTGGGCCTTGCCTACCAGTACGGCTATGGCTTTCTTGCCAGCTACCTCGGGGTTTCCGGGGCCTTCCTGCTGGCACCGGTACTGCTCTATCCGATCCTGCGCATCACCCGCACCTATCAGTTGTCATCGCTGGCCGACCTGTTCGCCTTCCGTTTTCGCAGCACCTGGGCCGGCGCGCTGACCACCCTGTTCATGCTGATCGGCGTGCTGCCATTGCTGGCCCTGCAGATCCAGGCGGTAGCCGATTCCATCGGCATCCTCAGCCGCGAGCCGCTGCAGGAAAAGGTGGCACTGAGCTACTGCGGCCTGATCATCCTCTTCACCATCCTGTTCGGCGCACGCCACATCGCTACGCGTGAGAAGCATGAAGGTCTGGTGTTCGCCATCGCCTTCGAATCGCTGGTCAAACTGACCGCTCTCGGCGCCATCGGCCTGTACGCACTGTATGGCGTGTTCGGTGGCCCGCGTGAGCTGGAACTGTGGCTGGTGCAGAACCAGGCGGCGCTGACCACGCTGCACACCCCATTGCAGGAAGGCCCGTGGCGCACCCTGTTGCTGGTGTTCTTCGCCTCGGCCATCGTCATGCCGCACATGTACCACATGACCTTTACCGAGAATCTCAATCCGCGCGCCATGGTCAGCGCCAGCTGGGGCCTGCCGCTGTTCCTGCTGCTGATGAGCCTGGCCGTACCGCTGATCCTCTGGGCCGGGCTCAAGCTCGGGGCAACCACCAATCCCGAATACTTCACCCTGGGTCTGGGCATCGCGGTCAACAGCGAAACCCTGGCCCTGCTCGCCTATGTCGGCGGACTTTCGGCGTCCAGCGGTCTGATCATCGTCTCGACCCTGGCCCTGTCGGGCATGGCCCTGAACCACCTGGTGCTGCCGCTGTACCAGCCGCCAGCCGAAGGCAACATCTACCGCTGGCTGAAATGGACGCGCCGCGCACTGATCGCCTTCATCATCATGGCCGGCTACGGCTTCTACCTGCTGCTCGGCGCCCAGCAGGATCTGGCCAACCTGGGCATCGTCGCCTTCGTCGCCACCCTGCAATTCCTGCCCGGCGTGCTGTCGGTACTGTACTGGCAAACGGCCAATCGCCGCGGTTTCCTCGCCGGCTTGCTGGCCGGCATCAGCGTCTGGGCACTGACCATGCTGCTGCCGCTGCTGGGCAACCTGGAAGGCTTCTACGTGCCGCTGCTCAACGTCGTCTATGTGCTCGACGATGCCAGCTGGCACCTGGCAGCAATCGCCTCGCTGGCGGCCAACGTAATGGTGTTCACCCTGGTCTCGCTGTTCACCGAGGCCAGCCCCGAGGAAAAGAGCGCCGCCGAGGCCTGCGCGGTGGACAACGTGCGCCGCCCGCAGCGACGCGAACTGGTCGCCGTGTCGCCGCAGGACTTTGCCGCACAGCTGGCCAAGCCGCTCGGCGCCAAGACCGCACAACGGGAAGTGGAACAGGCGCTGCGCGACCTGCACCTGCCCTTCGACGAGAGCCGCCCCTATGCCCTGCGTCGTCTGCGTGACCGCATCGAAGCCAACCTGTCCGGCCTGATGGGGCCGAGCGTGGCGCAAGACATCGTGGAGACCTTCCTGCCCTACAAATCCGGCAGCGAGGGCTATGTCACCGAGGACATCCACTTCATCGAGAGCCGCCTGGAAGACTACCAGTCGCGCCTGACCGGCCTGGCCGCCGAACTCGATGCCCTGCGCCGTTACCACCGCCAGACCCTGCAGGAACTGCCGATGGGCGTGTGCTCGCTGGCCAAGGATCAGGAGATCCTGATGTGGAACCGGGCCATGGAGGAACTCACCGAAATTCCCGCACAGCGCATCGTCGGCTCGCGCCTGAGTACGCTGAGCGAGCCCTGGCAGAGCCTGTTGCAGGACTTCATCGAACGTCCGGACCAGCACCTGCACAAGCAGCACCTGGCGCTCGACGGCCAGATCCGCTGGCTGAACCTGCACAAGGCGGCGATCAACGAACCCCTGGCGCCCGGCAACAGTGGCCTGGTACTGCTGGTCGAGGACCAGACCGAAACCCAGTTGCTCGAAGACAAGCTGGTGCACTCCGAGCGCCTGGCCAGCATCGGCCGCCTCGCCGCAGGTGTTGCCCACGAGATCGGCAACCCGATCACCGGCATCGCCTGCCTGGCGCAGAACCTGCGCGAAGAGCGCGAGAACGACAGCGAGCTGACCGAGATCAGCGGGCAGATCCTCGAGCAGACCAAACGTGTCTCGCGCATCGTGCAGTCATTGATGAGCTTCGCCCACTCCGGCAGCCACCAGCGTGCCGACGAACCGGTGTGCCTGGCCGACGTCGCGCAGGACGCCATCGGCCTGCTGTCGCTGAACAAGCGCAACTTCGATATCCAGTTCTACAACCTGTGCGATCCGCAGCACTGGGCCTGCGGCGACCCGCAGCGCCTGGCCCAGGTCCTGATCAACCTGCTGTCCAACGCCCGTGATGCCTCGCCCCCCGGCGGAGCCATCCGCGTGCGCAGCGAGGCCAGCGAACATACCGTCGACCTGATCGTCGAGGATGAAGGCAGCGGCATTCCCAAGGCGATCGTCGACCGCCTGTTCGAACCCTTCTTCACCACCAAGGACCCCGGCGAGGGGACCGGCCTGGGCCTCGCGCTGGTCTATTCGATCGTGGAAGAGCATTATGGACAGATAACAATCGACAGCCCGGCCGACCCCGAGCGCCAACTTGGCACTCGAATTCGGGTCACCCTGCCGAGACATGTCGAAGCGACGTCCGTAGCGATGTAA
- the dksA gene encoding RNA polymerase-binding protein DksA: MPTKEKAKSTSQLIRGFEPYPEKKGEEYMSEPMRAHFTSILNKWKLELMQEVDRTVHHMQDEAANFPDPADRASQEEEFSLELRARDRERKLIKKIDETLQLIEDNEYGWCDSCGVEIGIRRLEARPTATLCIDCKTLAEIKEKQIGS, encoded by the coding sequence ATGCCCACAAAAGAAAAAGCAAAAAGCACCAGCCAGCTGATTCGTGGTTTCGAGCCTTATCCTGAGAAGAAAGGCGAGGAATACATGAGCGAGCCGATGCGCGCTCACTTCACCAGCATCCTCAACAAGTGGAAGCTGGAGCTGATGCAGGAAGTCGACCGCACCGTGCACCACATGCAGGACGAAGCGGCCAACTTCCCTGACCCGGCCGACCGCGCCAGCCAGGAAGAAGAATTCAGCCTGGAACTGCGCGCCCGTGATCGCGAGCGCAAGCTGATCAAGAAGATCGACGAAACCCTGCAGCTGATCGAAGACAACGAGTACGGCTGGTGCGATTCCTGCGGCGTCGAAATCGGCATTCGCCGTCTCGAAGCCCGTCCGACCGCGACCCTTTGCATCGACTGCAAGACGCTGGCGGAAATCAAGGAAAAGCAGATCGGTTCCTGA
- the gluQRS gene encoding tRNA glutamyl-Q(34) synthetase GluQRS: MHTTYIGRFAPTPSGYLHFGSLIAALASYLDARAVGGRWLLRMEDLDPPREVPGAQDAILRTLECYGFEWDGELVRQSERHAEYAAVIARLFRQGLAYACICSRKQLEGYAGIYPGFCRNASHPDHDAAIRLRVPELDYHFVDRVQGEFHQHLGREVGDFVIRRRDGLFAYQLAVVLDDAWQGVTDVVRGADLLDSTPRQLYLQELLGLPQPRYLHLPLIIQPDGHKLGKSYRSPPLPADQAGPLLLRALRALGQQPPAELQGAAPAELLAWGVANWDATRIPRSRTLAEAQLR; this comes from the coding sequence ATGCACACAACCTACATCGGGCGCTTCGCCCCCACCCCCAGCGGTTACCTGCATTTTGGTTCGCTGATCGCCGCGCTCGCCTCCTATCTCGATGCCCGCGCCGTGGGCGGCCGCTGGCTGCTGCGCATGGAGGACCTTGACCCGCCACGGGAAGTGCCCGGTGCCCAGGATGCGATCCTGCGCACTCTGGAGTGCTACGGGTTCGAGTGGGATGGCGAACTGGTCCGCCAGAGCGAGCGCCACGCCGAATACGCCGCGGTGATCGCCCGCCTGTTCCGCCAGGGACTGGCCTACGCCTGCATCTGTTCTCGCAAGCAGCTGGAAGGCTACGCCGGCATCTATCCGGGATTCTGCCGTAACGCCAGCCACCCTGATCACGACGCAGCCATCCGCCTGCGCGTGCCGGAGCTGGACTATCACTTCGTTGATCGCGTACAGGGCGAATTTCATCAGCATCTGGGCCGGGAAGTGGGCGACTTCGTGATTCGCCGGCGCGACGGCCTGTTCGCCTACCAGCTCGCGGTGGTACTCGATGATGCCTGGCAGGGCGTAACCGACGTGGTACGAGGCGCCGACCTGCTGGACTCGACACCGCGCCAGCTCTATCTGCAGGAGCTGCTCGGGCTGCCGCAACCGCGTTACCTGCACCTGCCGCTGATCATCCAGCCGGATGGCCACAAACTGGGCAAGAGCTACCGCTCACCTCCCCTGCCTGCCGACCAGGCCGGACCACTGCTGCTGCGCGCCCTGCGTGCGCTGGGTCAGCAGCCCCCTGCCGAACTGCAAGGCGCCGCACCTGCCGAGCTGCTGGCCTGGGGCGTCGCGAACTGGGACGCCACGCGCATTCCGCGCAGCCGTACCCTGGCAGAGGCGCAGCTGCGCTGA